A window of [Clostridium] innocuum genomic DNA:
CAGAAGCATATGCTTTCATCACTTGTATTTAAGCAGCTTAGCATTTCAGCTATCGCTGGTATGTATGAAATACAAGTATCAAATAGCCACATCCGATTGCAGGCGCAATCGGTCACAACCCGGAACAGGGGGTATTGTTCAATGAGAAAAGGAAGGTGTCAAATATGAAAAGAATTTTGACTACAATTATATACATTATATGTTTAACAGTACTTGTTGCATGTAGTCATAATACAACAGGTATACCAGCATCTGAGAAAAACACAGCGCAGGAGAATGATCTCAAAATAGCGGTTGTATATTTTTCAGCAACAGGTAATACGAAAGCTGTAGCAGAATTGATTGCTGATGAAGCTAAAGCGGATATCTATGAAATTATCCCAGATAAAAAGTATACTGAAGATGACCTTAATTATAATAACGATAATTGTAGAGCTAATCGTGAAATGAAGGATGATGCTTCAAGGCCTTCCATTAAGAATGATTTGAGTGCTATAACAGAGTATGATGTGATTTATCTTGGATATCCTGTATGGTGGGGAACAAATCCGAGAATTATTCAAACAGTTTTAGATAAATACGATATTAGTAACTCAAAAATATATACCTTCTGTACATCCGGAGGCAGTGGTATAGAAAGCAGTATTTCAGATTTGCAAACTATGTATTCAAACTTGAATATTGTTGCAGGCAAAAGATTCGATAATCCTACAGAAGAAGATGTTAAAGCCTGGCTGGAAAGTATAGGATAAAAATCTTATATTCAGGTTCAGTTTAAAAAGTGGGAATTATATATATGCAGTTTGAGTTATAGTATATTTCATATCCGCTTTATATAGAAGAATTAAATAATATGCTTAATTATAAGGGCTGAGCCTTATATCAAGGGAGGATACTACATTAACATTAAAGAATACTTATCTGACAGGCACAGATGTGGTGATAGAAGGTCTTACATCATTCTTGTATCATGCAGTCTTGCAGACATAAGGACAAAGATAATATTATAGGATAAGTAATAGAA
This region includes:
- a CDS encoding flavodoxin — encoded protein: MKRILTTIIYIICLTVLVACSHNTTGIPASEKNTAQENDLKIAVVYFSATGNTKAVAELIADEAKADIYEIIPDKKYTEDDLNYNNDNCRANREMKDDASRPSIKNDLSAITEYDVIYLGYPVWWGTNPRIIQTVLDKYDISNSKIYTFCTSGGSGIESSISDLQTMYSNLNIVAGKRFDNPTEEDVKAWLESIG